The following proteins are encoded in a genomic region of Stegostoma tigrinum isolate sSteTig4 chromosome 10, sSteTig4.hap1, whole genome shotgun sequence:
- the LOC125455294 gene encoding tryptophan--tRNA ligase, cytoplasmic isoform X1 has protein sequence MPLPVTPMELYEKVALQGGTVRLLKSNKAPKEEIDAAVKELLALKMDYKTLTGQEYKVGIPPTNSTPANNNSLATAEDDGDIVDPWTVQTTNAKGVDYDKLIVRFGSSKIDQELINRMEQVTGQKAHHFFRRGIFFSHRDMHQILDAYEMKKSFYLYTGRGPSSEAMHMGHLIPFIFTKWLQDVFDVPLVIQLTDDEKYLWKDITLEQAYHYAVENAKDIIACGFDINKTFIFSDLDYMGQSPGFYQNVVKIQKHVTFNQVKGIFGFGDSDCIGKISFPAIQAAPSFSTSFPQIFNGQKDIQCLIPCAIDQDPYFRMTRDVAPRIGYPKPALLHSVFFPALQGAQTKMSASDSNSSIFLTDTPKQIKTKINKHAFSGGKDTIEEHQQFGGNCEVDVSYMYLSFFLEDDEKLEKIRQDYSSGKLLTGELKKILIETLQPIIAEHQLRRKQVTNETVKQFMTPRKLVFDF, from the exons ATGCCTTTACCGGTGACCCCCATGGAGTTGTACGAGAAAGTGGCTCTCCAAGGGGGTACTGTCCGATTGCTGAAGTCAAACAAAGCACCAAAG GAAGAAATCGATGCTGCTGTGAAGGAACTGTTGGCACTCAAAATGGATTACAAAACATTGACAGGCCAGGAGTACAAGGTTGGTATACCACCCACTAACAGCACACCAGCTAACAATAATAGTCTGGCCACTGCAGAAGATGATGGAGACATTGTGGATCCATGGACTGTACAGACAACCAATGCTAAAGGAGTGGACTATGACAAATTGATTG TTCGGTTCGGAAGCAGCAAAATTGATCAGGAGTTAATTAACAGAATGGAACAAGTCACTGGTCAGAAAGCTCATCATTTCTTTCGCAGAGGAATCTTCTTCTCTCATCG CGATATGCACCAGATCCTTGATGCTTATGAGATGAAAAAATCATTTTACCTATACACAGGACGTGGTCCCTCATCAGAAGCAATGCATATGGGCCACCTTATTCCATTCATCTTCACAAA GTGGCTCCAAGATGTTTTTGATGTTCCTCTTGTAATTCAGCTGACCGATGATGAGAAATATCTGTGGAAGGACATAACACTAGAACAAGCCTATCACTATGCAGTTGAGAATGCCAAAGACATCATTGCTTGTGGCTTTGATATAAATAAAACCTTTATCTTCTCTGATCTGGATTACATGGG ACAGAGCCCAGGATTCTATCAGAATGTGGTTAAGATCCAGAAGCACGTTACTTTTAATCAAGTAAAGGGGATCTTTGGCTTTGGAGATAGTGACTGTATAG GAAAGATCAGTTTCCCTGCTATACAGGCTGCTCCGTCTTTCAGCACCTCATTTCCGCAAATCTTTAACGGCCAAAAGGATATTCAGTGTCTCATTCCCTGTGCTATTGACCAG GATCCATATTTTCGGATGACCAGGGATGTTGCTCCAAGGATTGGATACCCAAAGCCAGCACTGTTGCATTCAGTGTTCTTCCCTGCTCTGCAAGGAGCACAAACAAAGATGAGTGCCAGTGACTCCAACTCATCCATCTTTCTCACAGATACTCCAAAACAGATCAAAACAAAG ATCAACAAGCATGCTTTTTCTGGTGGTAAGGATACTATTGAAGAACACCAACAGTTTGGTGGGAATTGCGAAGTAGACGTGTCTTACATGTACTTAAGCTTTTTCCTAGAAGATGATGAGAAATTGGAGAAAATAAGACAG GATTATTCAAGTGGAAAGCTTCTTACGGGAGAGCTGAAGAAGATTCTTATTGAAACACTGCAGCCTATCATTGCAGAACACCAACTGCGACGCAAGCAGGTGACCAATGAAACTGTGAAACAGTTCATGACTCCCCGGAAACTGGTGTTTGACTTTTAA
- the LOC125455294 gene encoding tryptophan--tRNA ligase, cytoplasmic isoform X2 gives MDYKTLTGQEYKVGIPPTNSTPANNNSLATAEDDGDIVDPWTVQTTNAKGVDYDKLIVRFGSSKIDQELINRMEQVTGQKAHHFFRRGIFFSHRDMHQILDAYEMKKSFYLYTGRGPSSEAMHMGHLIPFIFTKWLQDVFDVPLVIQLTDDEKYLWKDITLEQAYHYAVENAKDIIACGFDINKTFIFSDLDYMGQSPGFYQNVVKIQKHVTFNQVKGIFGFGDSDCIGKISFPAIQAAPSFSTSFPQIFNGQKDIQCLIPCAIDQDPYFRMTRDVAPRIGYPKPALLHSVFFPALQGAQTKMSASDSNSSIFLTDTPKQIKTKINKHAFSGGKDTIEEHQQFGGNCEVDVSYMYLSFFLEDDEKLEKIRQDYSSGKLLTGELKKILIETLQPIIAEHQLRRKQVTNETVKQFMTPRKLVFDF, from the exons ATGGATTACAAAACATTGACAGGCCAGGAGTACAAGGTTGGTATACCACCCACTAACAGCACACCAGCTAACAATAATAGTCTGGCCACTGCAGAAGATGATGGAGACATTGTGGATCCATGGACTGTACAGACAACCAATGCTAAAGGAGTGGACTATGACAAATTGATTG TTCGGTTCGGAAGCAGCAAAATTGATCAGGAGTTAATTAACAGAATGGAACAAGTCACTGGTCAGAAAGCTCATCATTTCTTTCGCAGAGGAATCTTCTTCTCTCATCG CGATATGCACCAGATCCTTGATGCTTATGAGATGAAAAAATCATTTTACCTATACACAGGACGTGGTCCCTCATCAGAAGCAATGCATATGGGCCACCTTATTCCATTCATCTTCACAAA GTGGCTCCAAGATGTTTTTGATGTTCCTCTTGTAATTCAGCTGACCGATGATGAGAAATATCTGTGGAAGGACATAACACTAGAACAAGCCTATCACTATGCAGTTGAGAATGCCAAAGACATCATTGCTTGTGGCTTTGATATAAATAAAACCTTTATCTTCTCTGATCTGGATTACATGGG ACAGAGCCCAGGATTCTATCAGAATGTGGTTAAGATCCAGAAGCACGTTACTTTTAATCAAGTAAAGGGGATCTTTGGCTTTGGAGATAGTGACTGTATAG GAAAGATCAGTTTCCCTGCTATACAGGCTGCTCCGTCTTTCAGCACCTCATTTCCGCAAATCTTTAACGGCCAAAAGGATATTCAGTGTCTCATTCCCTGTGCTATTGACCAG GATCCATATTTTCGGATGACCAGGGATGTTGCTCCAAGGATTGGATACCCAAAGCCAGCACTGTTGCATTCAGTGTTCTTCCCTGCTCTGCAAGGAGCACAAACAAAGATGAGTGCCAGTGACTCCAACTCATCCATCTTTCTCACAGATACTCCAAAACAGATCAAAACAAAG ATCAACAAGCATGCTTTTTCTGGTGGTAAGGATACTATTGAAGAACACCAACAGTTTGGTGGGAATTGCGAAGTAGACGTGTCTTACATGTACTTAAGCTTTTTCCTAGAAGATGATGAGAAATTGGAGAAAATAAGACAG GATTATTCAAGTGGAAAGCTTCTTACGGGAGAGCTGAAGAAGATTCTTATTGAAACACTGCAGCCTATCATTGCAGAACACCAACTGCGACGCAAGCAGGTGACCAATGAAACTGTGAAACAGTTCATGACTCCCCGGAAACTGGTGTTTGACTTTTAA